The genomic segment GCCGGCCGCACCTCGTACGCGGCGAAGCCGGCCAGGCTGTTGTCCACCAGGATCTCGAACCGCCGCGCGGCGGGGTTGTCCTCCACGAGTACGCTCACCAGCTCATTGTCGCCGCGATCGGGCGGGACCGCCGGCAGCTCGCGGTTCTGCCGGCGACCACCGAGGGTCGCCTACTCGTGACCACCGCGCCCGGGGCCGTATTCTTGGTCCGGTGAGGAATCGAATCGCCCCCCGGCCCGCCATCACGTCGCGTCTCTCGTTGTTCCGCCGCACCGGCGGCCTCGCCGCCGGGCTGCTGCTCGCGGCGGCGGTGGTGGCCGGTTGCAGCGCCGAGGGCGCATCGGTCGACTGCCGCACCGACGCGTCGTGCTACATCACCTTCGACCGCAACGTCGAGGGGACGGCGAGTGTGCTGGGCGTGGAGGCCAAGCTGGTCGGCGTCGACGGCGACCAGGTGACCGTCGAGGTGGCCGGCGAGCAGATCTCGCTCTGGCTGAACGAACCCGCCACCGAGGTGGGTGGGGTCGCGGTCAACCTGGAGAAGGTCACCTCGACCGAGGTGGAGGTCCGGCTGGCCCAGGCCTGACCCGGCCGGTCCGTCGGGACGTTTGGAATTCCCGCCGAGTGGTGATTGTCAGCGCCATGTCGCTGACCCGTGATGCCCACAGCCAAGCCAGCCGTGCCCGCAACAGCCGGGCGCTGGAGAAACTCGCCCGGGCCGGTTTCATCGGCTACGGAATCGTGCACCTGCTCTTCGCCTGGTTGGCGCTGCAGATCGCCTTCGGCCAGTCCTCCGCCGACGGCGACCAGTCCGGCGCCATGCGGACCCTCGCCGAGCAGCCACTCGGCCGCTTCCTGGTCATCGCGATCGGCGTCGGCCTGCTGGCGATGGCGATCTGGCAGGCCTTCGAGGCCGCGATCGGCCACACCGGGGACCGGGGCAACGAGCGCACCGTGGAGCGGATCGCCTCGGCGGCCCGGACCGTGGTCTACCTCTACTTCGCCTGGACGGCGTACAAGGTGTTCAGCAACGCCAACTCCGACAGCGCGGAGAGCCAGCAGAACCTGACCGAGGAGTTGATGAAGTCCACCGGCGGTCGGTGGCTGGTCGGCCTGGCCGGGCTGGTGCTCGCCGCGGTCGGGGTCGGGCTGGTGATCTACGGTGTGATCAAGCGGTTCGAGAAGCACCTGCGGACCGGGCAGATGTCGGCCAAGACCCGGAAGCTGACCCAGCGCCTCGGCATGGCGGGCTACTCGGCCAAGGGCGTCGCCTACGGAATCTCCGGCCTGCTCGTGCTGGTCGCGGCCGTCCAGTACGACCCGGAGAAGTCCCGCGGTCTGGACGCCGCGCTGCACACCCTGCGGGAGCAGTCGTACGGGATGATCCTGCTCAGCCTGGTGGCCCTCGGCATCGCCGCCTTCGGGGTCTTCTGCTTCGTGCAGGCCAAGTACCGCAAGGTGTGATTAATCCCGTAAAGCAATAGCTGGTGTCTTTCAACGCTTTTGCGGCATCATAGGGACTTTGTCCAAGCCGCCCAGGTGGTGAAAGAGGAAGCGACAGTGCATCCCTATCTCGTAACCGTCGTCGCGACCGTGTCCGCCGCGGTCGGCGCGCTCGTGCTGGCGCAGATCGTCCACCGGACGGTACGCCGGCTCGGCCGCCGGTCGGTCCTGTGGACCGAGCTGTCCCAGCACGCGCACCGGCCGTTCCAGTTCGCCGGCATCGTACTGGCCATCCAGTTCGCGGTCCGGTTCTCCACCGGCTACGGCGTCGGCACCGAGTGGCGCCAGACGCTGCTGCACGTCCTGGTCCTGGTCGTGATCGGCGCGGTCGCGTGGCTGGTGGCGAGCCTGCTGCTGGTCTCGGAGGACACCGCACTGGCGCGGTTCCGCACCGACGTGCCGGACAACCGGCACGCCCGGCGGATCCGGACCCAGGTGGTGATACTGCGCCGGGTGACCATCGCGGTGGTCGTGGTGCTCGCGGTCGGCGTCATGCTGATGACCTTCCCGGGCGTACGCGCGATCGGGGCCAGCGTGCTCGCCTCGGCCGGCGTCGCCGGTGTGATCGCCGGCCTGGCCGCCCAGAGCGTGCTCGGCAACGTCTTCGCCGGCATCCAGCTGGCCTTCAGCGACGCGGTGCGCCTCGACGACGTGGTGGTCGTCGAGGGGGAGTGGGGTCGGATCGAGGAGCTGACCCTCAGCTACGTGGTCGTCCAGATCTGGGACGACCGGCGGCTGATCCTGCCCACCTCCTACTTCACCAGCCAACCGTTCCAGAACTGGACGCGGACCCAGTCCGCGGTGCTCGGCACGGCCGAGCTGGAGGTCGACTGGTCGGTGCCGGTCCCGGCGATGCGGGAGGAGCTGCGCCGGCTGGTGGAGGGCACCGAGCTGTGGGACGGTCGGGTCTGCGTCCTGCAGGTCACCGACGCGACCGGCGGCCTGGTGCGCCTGCGGGCCCTGGTCAGTGCGGCGGACGCCGGCAGTCTGTGGGACCTTCGCTGCCTGGTGCGCGAACACCTGGTCGGCTGGGTACGCGACCAGCGGCCCACCGCGCTGCCCCGGATGCGCGCCGAGGTCGGCGACGGCGCCAGCCGGCTCGACTGGCAGTGGGTCCGCCCCCGCCGCAAGGCCCGGGAGGAACCGGCCCGGGCCGGCCTCGCCCGCGACGAGGACCGGAAGGCCCGTGCCGGCGACGCGGACGGGAAGGCCCGTGCCGGCTTCGCCCGCGACGAGCCGGTCCGCGACGAGCCGGTCCGCGACGGGTCGGTCCGCGAGGACGACGCGCGGGTCTTCGGCGGCAGCCACGACGGAGAGGCCCGCAACACCACCTTCGTCGGGCCGGACGAACCGGTGGATCCCGACCGCGACCGGGACCGGGATTTGTCCCGCCGCTAGCAGGATTGACCCTCCCTCACCCGGGGCATACAGCCCGGGTAAGCGAAAAGGAGGACACCATGGCCGACCTGGTGAACGGCGGTACTCCGCGGCCCGTCGCCGAGCAGTCCACCGCCGAGCTGGTGCAGCGTGCCACCGAGCAGATGTCCCAGCTCATTCGGGACGAACTGGCGCTGGCGCGCGCCGAACTCACCGAGAAGGGCAAGCACGCCGGCATCGGCGTCGGCCTGTTCGGCGGCGGTGGTGCCCTCGCGCTGTACGGGCTGGGCACCCTCATCGCGGCGATCGTGCTGCTGCTGGCGCTGGCC from the Solwaraspora sp. WMMD1047 genome contains:
- a CDS encoding phage holin family protein, whose translation is MADLVNGGTPRPVAEQSTAELVQRATEQMSQLIRDELALARAELTEKGKHAGIGVGLFGGGGALALYGLGTLIAAIVLLLALAIPAWAAALIVAVVLFAVAGVLALIGRKQVRQAVPPVPTAAARSVRADVDTVTAAVKDRGQP
- a CDS encoding DUF1206 domain-containing protein, which translates into the protein MSLTRDAHSQASRARNSRALEKLARAGFIGYGIVHLLFAWLALQIAFGQSSADGDQSGAMRTLAEQPLGRFLVIAIGVGLLAMAIWQAFEAAIGHTGDRGNERTVERIASAARTVVYLYFAWTAYKVFSNANSDSAESQQNLTEELMKSTGGRWLVGLAGLVLAAVGVGLVIYGVIKRFEKHLRTGQMSAKTRKLTQRLGMAGYSAKGVAYGISGLLVLVAAVQYDPEKSRGLDAALHTLREQSYGMILLSLVALGIAAFGVFCFVQAKYRKV
- a CDS encoding mechanosensitive ion channel domain-containing protein; this encodes MHPYLVTVVATVSAAVGALVLAQIVHRTVRRLGRRSVLWTELSQHAHRPFQFAGIVLAIQFAVRFSTGYGVGTEWRQTLLHVLVLVVIGAVAWLVASLLLVSEDTALARFRTDVPDNRHARRIRTQVVILRRVTIAVVVVLAVGVMLMTFPGVRAIGASVLASAGVAGVIAGLAAQSVLGNVFAGIQLAFSDAVRLDDVVVVEGEWGRIEELTLSYVVVQIWDDRRLILPTSYFTSQPFQNWTRTQSAVLGTAELEVDWSVPVPAMREELRRLVEGTELWDGRVCVLQVTDATGGLVRLRALVSAADAGSLWDLRCLVREHLVGWVRDQRPTALPRMRAEVGDGASRLDWQWVRPRRKAREEPARAGLARDEDRKARAGDADGKARAGFARDEPVRDEPVRDGSVREDDARVFGGSHDGEARNTTFVGPDEPVDPDRDRDRDLSRR